taggtgtaatggtaacgcccccgttgctcctagagctcatttgcatatacttcatttttctcagcaatggtgGGACATATGgttatgggaccaacacagatgtctccagctgccaagtgcacatgtaacaggtcagccagtgtcatagggacaaatctgctgacagatgtcctttaagatCAGGGGAGAAAACACTACTGTGCTACTGCTGGTAAGACAAGGAGACTTGAATCATATGCACCGGACTTTACTGCTTGAGGTGCACTACAAACAATATCTATGGTAGATGTCTGCAGTTCTTGGCAGTCACAGCTTTGtctcgccccctcccccccaaaactCATATCTAATCCCAAAAAGAAGAAAGTTTTACAAGAAACTGAAAGTAATGGACCTCATTTCAGGGGGAATCTCGTCTCAACTTGTACCCCCATCTCTCCACAGCGGTCACGGCACTTGTTAGAGATGAGCCTCATGACAAGTCAGAAGACAGTAGTTATCTCCAGGGGCCCTAATCAAAAACATAATTTGTACGCCATTATATCCTATTAATAATCCATGATATAATGCTGTCTGTGGGTTAATACCCTAACATGACATATATTACTAATAACAGGCTATTACATCACAGTCAGTTTTATCAGCATTACATCACATATtatgacttagggtactttcacactggcggtaGAGGATTCTgccaaaacgtatgcaaactgatagcatttgtcagacggatcagaatcctgatccgtctgacaaatgccggATCCCTCTcttcggtgtcatccggaaaaacagatccggcatttatttatttttttcacattttttgctttctgagcatgcgcagaccacaaaaactgatccgttttgccggaacacgctggattaatgcatttcaatgtgaaaaaatgctggatcaggCATCGGCATTCCGGAATTTTGGTCGGAGATAAAACCACAAcatactgcggtattttctcagtccaaaaaccatacagtgactgaactgatgcatcctgaactgattgctctccTTTGAgaagcattaggataaaactgatcagttcttttcaggtattgagcccctaggacggaagtcaatgccggaaaagaataacgctagtgttaaagtaccccaATGTAGCGcgaggccatgtgacgtcatacCACTAGCAGATCACTATTGTATTGCCCCATTCATATTCAGAATCCACACTGCACTTTCTGTAGCGCAGTCTCAGCCCACAGACACTCACGTCACAAGAACCCCTGCACCTAACCGCCCCTCCAGGACACTTCCACTCCACGCGTTTTGACTGGTGGGCTGCAGCGTGTAAAGAGGCCTGAGAGTGGCCGACACACAGCATTGAACAGTTTCGCCGCTCCCAGGCCTTTGCGCACAGAGTCATGTGCTGCACCGACACAGTGGTCCCCCCCAGCCAGTTAAAGAGACCACCGTCAGGAACATTGATTCCTGGCTGCCTGTCCTGTCACATGACAGCCGAGAATCACGGTGCCTGTTGGTAGTTCCCTGCCTGTCCACAGCAAGGTTACGGCACTGTGTGACCCCCGTCAGAGAACCGGTCACGGGGCCCCCATGAAACCACGTGATTTGCGTGGTGGTAATGACTGCCACTGGTCATCTCCTAGATACtattgggcagatttactaatcctgtagacggAGGCCGTCTAGATCTGCACCAGATATAtcccaggggctcaggctggatgatgaatctggggcagggatagacacttttctttgACTCTATACCAGCTATAAAATGGCACAGTCCAAGACTGAATTTTACTCCAGAATTGAGATTCAACACATGACCTCGTAGGCTCCTCTCTTTTCGAGAGTCataaaaatttaagaaattctagctgtgccaaaaaaaaataaaaaatttatatagattgtaggtgcagacacattagtaaatctgtgcCTATGTGTACTCACTACCCAGCAAGAGAAAGTGACCACCTCATGACAGCATGGCTGACCATCAGGCAGTGGGTGGAAGTACTGCACACAGAGCCATCAGCCAGGGCCTTTAGGATTTCCCAAACTGAGAAgacctttaatgatttctgatgCCTTGATTCACCTGTATACAAGACATGGCTGGAGGATGACAGACTCCAGATTAACATCAGATACAAGTTTTTAGGAACCAGCCTGAGATTTTATTTCAGACAGAAAAGGTGAGAATCCAGACACTGACCATATAAAAAGCCAGCAAAAAAATCGATTCAACATATGGCTACCTGGAATACGTCCAGTACTGGAAAATGGCACACATTCAATGATGTTACATTTCTCAAAAGCCTCACATAATCTGTCACACAAGATGTGAAGACCCAGGAGACACGAAGAGTCACAATGTACTCCCCCATAAGGCATTAACATCTTTTAAAGCAAAATTAAAAAGCTGCTGCTCGGTTCATGAAATTATTCACTACTCTATTCAACGTAAAATTGTGCAAAGCCTCATTGTATGGAATTAAAAAGAAAGTGGGGGCTCTGGTCCCCCATGAGATGTCCTGTCCAGACAGGATCTCAACACACTTAATTCAGCACCTTATCTCGGGTCCTCTATCTAGCGAGGACAGAAGTCCCCTGAAATATGACATGCCCGTTCCAAATGtttcatttccccccccccccccccccccaagttaaATTTCTGTACAATGTCGGAAGACCAACACACATGAGGGGACTTGGCACTGGATCAGCCCCTTGCTCTGTCAGATTAGGCAAATGGATCTTCGGGAATGGTGTGGACCCCATCCTGGACACAGTGACATGCATATTAAATGGGCTTAGGCTACCCAGGCATTTAGTGAAACTCTACAAACTCCTCAAGTGTTCGTGGGATCTGGTTCTGGTATTTAATGTTGTGTAGACGCACGGCCCGGGCAGCCAGGCACTTCAAGCTCAGCTTCATCTGTGTTTTTAGAAGGATCTCAGACACCCCAGTAGTGCTCCGGTCCAGCGGGGTCTTCTTTTCTTTGTTTGTCATATCTGTATGAGCACCGGCCTCCACCAAGCTGATAATGATGGAGTGCAACGTAAGAAAGTCACTTATGGGACGGTTGTATTGGACAATCAGATGAAGCGGGGTGTTGCCTACATTGTCCGTAGCGTTGACATTCGCACCACAGTCTATAAGCAATTTGGCTACAGAGGCACTGGGGAAGCTGCAAACGTCATTAGTGTGGAAATCATCTACCGGAGTGCTAGAGTCAACTGCTAAATGTAAGAGGCTGCAACCTTCCCGGGTGCGAGGGTCTAGGTGCACCAACCGATAGATCTGTTTGTTGACGCGCGACTGCTCCTCTTCTGAGCACTGGGTCTTGGTGGAGATGCAGACGAGGTAGAGAAAAGTGTACAGATTGCATTCATGGTTTTCCAGTGCAGAATGAGCATCAGGCTCTTGTGGATTCTGAACCCGAGTCATACCACGTTCGATCTCCAAGACACTGCATCGCAAGACATTCTCCACGTCGTGTGCCTTCACCGGCTCATTCAGATGGATCATTTGTGAGAATACCTGAGCAAACCTCAACAGGTCTTTGTGCGTGTTTCGGTTTCCCTTTTGCCGTAGCTGCAGCGCATGTAACCAAAGCTTAATGCACTGCTCAAACTCCATGTTGTCTGCGTACACGGCACCTCGGTAGATTATCGGATGTGACACATCAATATTATCAGACCCAAGAATCCTTTCCCGCACAATCAAGCCCTCCATGTGTAATGCGTCTGTATCATGGCGAATAGCATCCAGCTCGCGCGGAGTGCGACATTCAGTTCTCATGCCATAGGCTGAAATTGGGGGAAGGACCTCCTTGTGAAGGATGTTGTCGGGATCTCTGAAGCGTTCCAGCATGGCCAGGTACAAGTACTGATAAGTCTTGGTAATATTGTAATTTTCACGATCATTGGCAAAGGATGCGCCTAACAACTCTAGCGCTTCTACCCTACTTTGGAGATCAACATCCGAGTGCGCAAGAAGCAGTTCCACCACCTCCGCCTTGCAACTCTCAGCTGCTACTTTTAATGGGGTCATCCCGTGACCATTGACAACCATCGCAGCTTTCCACGTAACCAGTTCGCGCACAATATCTAAGTGTCCAGCTTCAGCGGCAAAGTGCAAAGCTGTAGCTCCACAATGAGCCCTGGCATTTGGATCAGCACGCTGCCCCAGGAGGTAACGAACGACATCCGTATGGCCCTTATAAGCAGCAATCATTAGGCACGTGTTGTCGTACTTGTTGGCAATACCAATGTTCGCATTATTCTCCACAAGGAAGCGGACAATGTCAAGTCTCCCATCAAAGCAGGCCGCCCTTAGTGGAGTGGAATTGGTTACAGTTGTATGATTCACATTGGCTCCGTGGCCGACGAGCAGCTTCACCACTTCATAATGTCCGGCACCAGCTGCACACCACAGGGCGGTCGCTCCATCGATCACATATCTGGAGAACGGAGAAGAAATAACAGAAATGAGCATCATAACCACCTACATCTATTTGACATCATCCCCCTCTATGAGGTCTTCAATGGGGGCTTTAGAAGTCAGGATACAATGAAGATGGCCTTTTTGGGTGGTGAGAAACTTATACATCTCCACGTACATGGCTACAACTACTTCTTCCATGAAGCGCCAAGAGGCATGGCACAACTTTCTTGTATTCCGAATACCATGACTGTCAATGTTCACCTCAATAATGTCGTGTAACAGGACTCCGAAGGGAAGAGGAGGATATCGAGTCCCATTTCAAGACATAAAATGATAATGCAAATCATCTAGAGATGCACAGACTTCTATTGAAGTAGACCGGTCACACAGCAGCTAGCTGGACATCTGGAACTGCATTACAGTCTCTCTCTGGTGGTCCAACTCAAATGACTAAAGGGTGCGCTTGGTTCAGATGAGCCCTGCACCagcttcactgttaaagggtttaCCCAGGATAGTCTATCATTATCATATTAGTGGGGATCCGAGTCCtagcacccccgccgattagctgttacAGGGAGCCctgtgctcaccagagctctggcGAGCGCAGCCGACATCCGGCAGCACTCCAAGGACAAAGTCGTACATAGCatagcagtgatgtcacatgacctaggaggCAGAGATCAGGGAGTGCCGGCCTCCTCTAACAGCCGATCGGtccggggtgtcggacccctgccgacctGATATTGAATTGacacatgtaaatgcagcggtctccttcagTGAAAGAGCAGCTGACTGTCGGCTGTAACACTGTGCGGTGTAAcctttatcctgaggataggtcatcatcatcacattagtgggatccccgccgatcagctgtttcagggagccctTTGCTCACCGAAGCTCTGgtgacagcgccgtacattgtatagcggcagtCAGGTTTGAGCAAACcgaccttcggatcatagatcaaaGTATTTGAacgaatcaacttcagatctatgatccgaaggtcgGTTCACTCAAGcctagtggcagtgcttggtattgcagctcagccccattgacttgaatggagctgagctagaacgaggccatgtgaccgatgtacagtgatgtcactggtctaggaagaggctgcagctaatcggcgggggtctcaGGTGTCGCACCCtcgcagatctgatactgatgaccaatcccgaggataaggcctcatgcacacgaccgttccgttttttgcggtgcgcaaaacacggaagccgcccgtgtgccttccgcgatctgcagaacggaacgggcggcccattgtagaaatgcctattcttgtccgcaaaacggacaagaataggagatgttctatttttttgcggcccacggaacggagcaacggatgctgacAGCTCACAcgcagtgctgtccgcatcttttgcaactCCATTGTAGTgactgggtccgcacccgagccgcctaaactgcagctcggatgcggaccagaacaacggtcgtgtgcatgaggccctaagtcacaaatatcttttcctggataagcCCTAAGGGTTCGAGGCTCCTGAAAATCCCCTTTAAGATTTTCAGCACATGGGTTAAAGGGGGGTTTCCAGGttactgatattgatgatctgttctcagaataggtcattaatatctgatcagtgagggtctcacCCCCTTCACGacagccattgacttctatggtatGCAACTATTTTGACCAGGTCCAGCAGAACTAGTCGCCCAGCCTCCCTGCTCTATACTGCTGTCACACTCTAAGCAGCCTGCATGTCCCTCAGGTGTGACCTCCACCTCGGGACTGAGCTGCCCCCTGCTCCCCTCATCACATCCTCACCCGTCAAAGCGCACGGTGCCAGTCTGCTGGGTGTCCACCCCGTAGTGCTCGAGCAGGAGGCGCACCACCTTGCTGTGCCCGTTGCGAGCAGCGATAATAAGAGGAGTCGAGCGCTGTCCGCCATGCTGGGTGACCGAGCTGAGCAGGCTCCGGACCTCCGATTCCGTTCGGTTGAGCAGCAGAGCCGCCAGCGTCAGCACGCGCCCCTCAGCCGCCGCCTTATACACATACACTGACAGCCCCTCCAGGGCCATCCCggggaagcagcagcaggaagtcCGCGGGAGCTCACTTCCGGTCTGCCCTGCAGAAAACAGACGCGGACGTCACTGGAGTTCCGGGTACAAACACTGAAACCTGAGCAGAAGGGTGTGTTTACAGGGCGCGGGGCGGGCAGACGGGCCGAAACGGCTGCTCGGTTCTGCCCCCCTGGGAGCCATGGTACCGGCTCTCGCATTACCGTAATTACCTGGGCCACAACTCCGCTCTGTAACCAGGGTAACCAGAACCCCGAGTCACATGATTGTGGTTCTAGCAGTCGCTCTTCTCTCGCGTGGCCCCGCCCCCCAGGTGCGCGCTGATTGGCTGCTGCGCTGGGGTCCCGTGGCTCAGCCGGGGCTGTAGCTGTTCACACAGGAGACCAGCGCGGCTTCGGGATGCAGAGCTCGGTGCGCCGGCGACAGCTCCAGTCTGCGGGATCCCCAGCCAGGTACAGCACCGTGCACACTGCCCGGCCTACACTTACCGTGGGATCTGAGGGAACTTTTCTCACTATTCTCTGCTCCTCCACGGGTACATGTCCGTGACTTACATGACTTCATATGGAGCAGACCTGATGCACCCGATTGCCCATGGGTCCCCCTCACTGCCCAGTGGTGTGCACATGGTGGTCCATCAGATGGGTTTCCATAAAACTTCCATACCATCAGAATGATTGACACTGGGTGGCGGTAATGTGTGTGGGCATCCCTAGGCTATAGTGCCCCGCCGTGACTATGGATACCATCGGGGCATACTAAGAGGAATGAcagaatggaatgcccatagactttacCAGgaaagtggaatgcccatagagaataatggaccagagtggaatgcccatagagaatgatggACCAGAGTGGAGTGGCCATAGAGAatgatggaccagagtggaatgcccatagagaataatggacccgagtggaatgcccatagagaataatggacccgagtggaatgcccatagagaataatggacccgagtggaatgcccatagagaataatggaccagagtggaatgagagaataatggaccagagtggagtgcccatagagaataatggaccagagtggagtgcccatagagaataatggaccagagtggagtgcccatagagaataatggacccgattggaatgcccatagagaataatggaccagagtggagtgcccatagagaataatggaaatgtaatatttgaattagagacaaaaccatttgacatatctaataattatttagcaggCTTACTCTCCAAATTCAGCGGGATTATTTAATATTCAGATTAAGTGGAATTATCACTGTTTTCTGCAGAATGACTAGGATGAATGACACaaaggaatgcccatagactataatggaaagTAAAATATGAGCTCAGTTGCAGGTAAATCTGTGCTATGTAGGACATTAACCTTTACCGCAAGTGTTCCCTGGGTAGAGTAGCAgattgtaaaatgaaaattactTTGGATTATAACTGTTTTCTAATGAAAGCAAAGGTGAATGAcataatggaatgcccatagactataatgggtagTAAAATGTGACTTTATGTCTGAACCATTTAACATATCAAGTAAATCTTTAGCAGGCTTACTCTTCAAGTTCAGTGGGATTATTAAAATTGAGATTAAGTGGGAttatcattggtttctatgaaATGACAAagagaatgcccatagactataatgggatgtaATCTATGAACTCATTTggacacatagggggagatttactaatcctatagatggcataAACTGGGGCTTATTTTACGCTATTTTTCCAGTCCATGGCAGTCCAGGTTTTTCATTCATGACACCAGTGCAACTGAAGCGACCGTGGCTGACTGTCAGTGGCAGGACACATAATGGGCACCATGACACCAAACTTACTTCTActaagcacctggaaatggtcCGGGCAGAGACTGGgtttgtaatgaaggtgccaactGTGGGTGGTGGGTAATTTGTCAAAACGAGCATCCTGCTTCTCAGTCCAATGCTGCAGTGCACCCTCTCTTAAAGAGTAGAGGCATGCCTAGCAGTCAATGATccttcaccaagaggtacactatccaaaagtagcctctgagagcctatTTAAAGGGCAGCAGGGGAAACCCTTTTATGCCcacttgtggcaagacccagcgtctagtcagaccacacctgtaatcagttacatatctgcctgaggaaaaaagaaaatgcGTGCTGATTTCCGTAGATATCCGCCAATTGTTTTTGTCAGTGAGTTTAAATGTGGTCCATAGTTTCTGGGTTCCATGTTTTCTACATTGATCTTGATATCCCGTGTGCAGCTGGAGGAGGCCTTCATTTATGACAAGGCGCACACGCATCCTTTGGCAGTCTGCACCTTTGGAGAGCGCACCTGTCCCTATACTATGCTGCCCTTACATAGGGAGCAGGAGTCCTTGTCAGGTAATGCTCACCCAGATGCATAgctctaagggtatgttcacacatgctCTAGATTTATAGACATTTCTACTCGTGGATTTTAAATTCAGTTCTTTCTGGATTTTACAGTGGATTTATGAGAAACTTTGCAGCAATaaatgtgtctcccccccccccccccccccgaaacagTCCTTGCATCTGTCCATCACAAGATTGTGTGTAGAGAATAATGGATGGAAGGTGGGAATAGCAGAGAGCCTTGAGTACCCCATTATTACTGTTATCACAGAGAAGCTTCATCTCGTTGATTTTAACAAGCAGTATTTTGAATGGTTCCTCAGATTtggcgcagctcagcccaatgACGAATCAAGAAATAACCGCTTTCACCTGGACCTGTGGTTCTATTTCACCTTGCAGAACTGGCTTCTGGACTTTGGACGTCCGATTGTCATGGTGAGTGTGTGTAATGTCCGTAAGCCTCGTGTTCTGGGGTAGGGAGAGCTCTCCATAGGAAGTAACTTACCTCCATAGTTCTGCCGAAGAATGTGATTCTTTGCCTGTGAATGAATAATCTATACAAGCCTTTCAGATATTATGGAGAAAGCCATACCCACCTACTCTCCGGCACTGCCATCACTGGCCTTCTGGTCCCTGTCTGTAAAGTACCGGGCAGACTGGATCAcgtgcaccgctgcagccaatgactggcctcagcagtgatgtgtccccaagtagCATAATGCTGGGCtcgtcaccactgtggccagtcattggctacagccGTGCACGTGACCCCATCCATCCGGAAGTTTACAGGTGGGGACCAGAAGACCAGTGTGGGGTGCAGGTGAGTATGAGTTTTTCCATGGGTACAACAGGCTGGGGttggaacttaaagggaacctgtcatctggattttgggaaTGGAGCTGAGCACATgagctgctagatcgccgctagcacgtctgcaatatccagtccccatagctctgtttttattgtgtaaaaaaacaacaacaatttgatAGATattcaaattaacctgagatgattccagcgtgaaggagcccagcaccgcgccgcatcctccaaatctcctccttgctccccgacgtcacaaagctagagcgccgtaatcttgcgatgcgcgag
The Bufo gargarizans isolate SCDJY-AF-19 chromosome 2, ASM1485885v1, whole genome shotgun sequence genome window above contains:
- the FEM1B gene encoding protein fem-1 homolog B, with amino-acid sequence MALEGLSVYVYKAAAEGRVLTLAALLLNRTESEVRSLLSSVTQHGGQRSTPLIIAARNGHSKVVRLLLEHYGVDTQQTGTVRFDGYVIDGATALWCAAGAGHYEVVKLLVGHGANVNHTTVTNSTPLRAACFDGRLDIVRFLVENNANIGIANKYDNTCLMIAAYKGHTDVVRYLLGQRADPNARAHCGATALHFAAEAGHLDIVRELVTWKAAMVVNGHGMTPLKVAAESCKAEVVELLLAHSDVDLQSRVEALELLGASFANDRENYNITKTYQYLYLAMLERFRDPDNILHKEVLPPISAYGMRTECRTPRELDAIRHDTDALHMEGLIVRERILGSDNIDVSHPIIYRGAVYADNMEFEQCIKLWLHALQLRQKGNRNTHKDLLRFAQVFSQMIHLNEPVKAHDVENVLRCSVLEIERGMTRVQNPQEPDAHSALENHECNLYTFLYLVCISTKTQCSEEEQSRVNKQIYRLVHLDPRTREGCSLLHLAVDSSTPVDDFHTNDVCSFPSASVAKLLIDCGANVNATDNVGNTPLHLIVQYNRPISDFLTLHSIIISLVEAGAHTDMTNKEKKTPLDRSTTGVSEILLKTQMKLSLKCLAARAVRLHNIKYQNQIPRTLEEFVEFH